GTTGTACGTTTTGTGACTGGATTTTCCAATGTGTTTCAAATATCCAAAAACATTTAGCAACAATGCCTGTCATAAATATGAGAAAATTAGCTGAAGACTTGGATTCAATGGCTCTTTCTATCGTTTGAAGCTTTCTGAAAAGTCAATTCTTTTGTTTCGATGGGTCATCTTTATGTGCAAAGAAACGTTCGCATCATTGGATGATCCCACTGCTGTACATTCACATCGCCTTGAGAACAAGCGAGGCATCTCTTTTGAGAAGACTTTCCCAGACTGAGAGTTAACCACACACCGTCTGCATGAAAACCAGGGAACTGAACTGACAGACAATGGCTGTCCGAAACTGAAGGCAGCATTTGTTTACCTCCTAGGGAAACTCAGGCAGGCTTCCAAGGCATCATCACCTCTAATGATCTAGAACAAATTCAACTACAATGATTATTTCTCTgaagacatgaaaaaaaacattggGGGGAAATATAAATCACAGGACTGTGGGATATCATGCTGCCCTCAAAACCTTCATATATTGTCTGCGAAAGCAGTGTTTTTCGGCATTTATTAAACAGTCTCTTCTTTGTCTGTTGTCATAGTAAACTCAAACTGAGGTTCTAGCTAGCCAGAGGGATGTTTTGTTTCATGCatcattttaaaaaacataaataggcTACTGCAATTGAAAATATCAAAGACTGAACACTTGGCAGCTTCTGCGGAGGTAAAATGTGCTCTTACTTGTGCCTAAATTTGCCTTTAACTAAATGCGCAAtatattggattaaaaaaaatacataaaaaacactgGGATTGGATGAGTGTAAGTGCGCTTATGATTCCCTCTAATGCTTTGACGATTGAAAGGAGCCTCCTGCACGTCACCATTGTAATGTTCGATAAACGAGGTGGGATCCTAATGAAAATGGAAAGCCCTCCCCGTAGGGTTTTCTGGATTTTCCTGGGTGACCGTGACGAAATCGGCGAAATAAAAGCGCGCACCTGGACACGGTGCTTGGGTTCGAGCGAAGAGTGAACGGAGCCGCGCACAGCCACCGCTAAAGAGTGCTGACCTCCAAAATAACTGAACAATGATCGCCAACATCTCTATATTCTGCGTGTCTTCACTTCTACTTTTAAACTTGGTCGGTGCCAAACCACTTACCAGTTTACAGGTCAGTCTTTCTGTCTTGGCACACTCTTAATTTATTAGACTCTGGCTaatcatatacttttttttatagcAGAGTCTTCAGCAGTTGTTAGATGAAGAAGTGAACACGCCGTTTGTGGAGTCTGAGATGGAGCAGAAAGATGCGAGAGCGGAGAAGAGCGCACTGAACGAGCGCGCGGAGCAGCTGTGGGAATCAGACGCGCGCAACTCAGCGCTGGCTGGGAAAGACAGCGCGTTCGAGCGTCTCCTAGGAGACTTACTGTCCACATCCAAGCGCTCGTGGAGCCGATTCAAGAAAGGCGGGCTGAGGAGCTGCTTTGGGGTCAGACTCGAAAGAATCGGGTCTTTTAGCGGACTCGGGTGTTAAGCAGAGGTATGTTAGGAGATGTTAGGTCATCTTGACTAGATAGCCTATGTAACACTGTTCACACGcgtattataaattaaataagtcGTGTCTCATTACTTCATGTCATGTCACTTCTTGCAGGTTGGGACTTTTAAATAATTGACACACGTGGGCATGGCACATCTTAGATAAAGAAGTATTGACTGGAAGTTTACCGTAGATTTGTATTCAGGTGATACTGTATGTGttggtcattatttatttaagatttagACATGTAAATAGTTTGTATTTTAAGATTCCATGACTGCTGCTTTGTATTGttgcatctatttatttatgtatttatttattatgtcctCCCTAAATACAATACAATCGTGTTGCAGAGAATGTATATTgctgcaaaataaacattttgcataACGTGTGTCAGTATGGTCTAGAACTGAAGTGAGTATATCTGACGATGAATAGGAGGTCAATTAGCCGAATGCATTAATATAATGCATTGACTTCAACATAATGCATGTGTTAATGTCTTGGTAGTTTCgttcaaaataaacataaagaaatacaaaaagtaacaatttaaaactaattttaaaacacAGTTTTGCTCCTTGCATTTGGCTACAGGGGCATATCAGGAGtcataaatgtatttgtgtgtgtgtgtgtgtgtgtgtgtgtgtgtagttttttttttaattctacaatGAATCAGACATTCAAAAGTGCCAAATTTGACTATTTAAACCTTAGTGAAATTaatgtactctttttttttcatgagtaaaattgcttaaattataaactttttttgtatgttttatctaTAGTCCAATTTATTGTGATCACATGGATCCTTTATTGACAcaaacaatattactttttatactgaaaaagtaaagtaaatcaTACATTGATTTCTTTCACTATGAAATGGTGTTATTTAACCCAGCCTATTCTTTGTTTGTcagtagggttagggttaaccctAACCGCTAGATCACTCTCAGCTCATCACATACAGTATGGACTCTTGGTCAGGGACCCTTGGCATCACTTTTTATGCCCTGGGTGTCCCTTTTAATTTCTCAACACGTGTGGAACCCCATTGCTCTCGGTTGTTTGGTCTATGTGCCAGATGCAGtcgcatttaattatttaaacaggTTTGTAAACGTAGATAGTATTGAGAAGTATCTGACGAGTTGGGAATGAGAACGTGTTGGATTCAGAGAGTACAGAACAAGCTGGAACAAAGGGAAACAGACGATTTAAGCACAGAAATGTTGGGAGATCATAAGACAATGAAGGGAATGATCATAAACCAATTCAAGAAGTTTGATTtatatgaaaacaatagttaaatacGCTTTAACAGTTGCATAGAATAAACATATTTCAAACTAGGATTggaaattcactaaaaatgtataacattGTATATTAATATCTAATAAACTTTCTCATTCAGATCTTTCGAGTTGAACCTCATTAGAGCAACAGCTGATCAAAATGTGCACTTCATGTGTCCATTAcatcataaaattataataacaataataaaaataaataaatatatatatatatatatatatatatatatatatatatatatatatatgtatatatatatatatatatatatatatatacatagtttttttttttttttttttttacaaatgtcaaCCTGATCTCATGAGAAAATC
The sequence above is drawn from the Carassius auratus strain Wakin unplaced genomic scaffold, ASM336829v1 scaf_tig00216162, whole genome shotgun sequence genome and encodes:
- the LOC113097256 gene encoding C-type natriuretic peptide 3-like isoform X1 encodes the protein MIANISIFCVSSLLLLNLVGAKPLTSLQQSLQQLLDEEVNTPFVESEMEQKDARAEKSALNERAEQLWESDARNSALAGKDSAFERLLGDLLSTSKRSWSRFKKGGLRSCFGVRLERIGSFSGLGC
- the LOC113097256 gene encoding C-type natriuretic peptide 3-like isoform X2, with protein sequence MIANISIFCVSSLLLLNLVGAKPLTSLQSLQQLLDEEVNTPFVESEMEQKDARAEKSALNERAEQLWESDARNSALAGKDSAFERLLGDLLSTSKRSWSRFKKGGLRSCFGVRLERIGSFSGLGC